The stretch of DNA ctaaaatttataatgaaatgAAGAATATTAACAAGCAAGCGGATTTATCAAGCTCGGAAGATGAAACATCTGCGAATATTTTGAAGGAAGCGATTGACcaacaatttttaaacgatGATCTATACAATGTAGAAAAAGTTGATGTTAATCGTCGTCATagtaagtaaaattaattgtatttttatatcaaattttgaTGTAAATTAGATAATTACTTAATATCGGATGTCTGTGTAACTAtctttaattatagaaataattgctaattattattttcatgtttttagaagtacaaaataataacCTAGATAAAACCTCTTTGAGGATAATTTCCAAACAggataaatttacaaattttggTGTTACTCCTACATTTCAGAGTTTTATCGCTAAAAAATTAGATGAAATTTTAGAGAGGTAAgcataaaacaaaatatttctaGCAATATTACAATCtacaaatattacattttaataagttGACATTTCttgtaaatgttaattttagaACTATAAAACTGGTAAACAGGGAAAACATTGATTATTGTGGCCAACAGAAACGGAAGAAAAACAAGAGCTTTGGGATAAAGCTTTTAAGTACATCAAAAAAATCGTTAACTgtgaaaattaaagaagattgtacaaaaaataaaagattcaaAGGGGACATGCAAACTGCAGAATTTGATGATGATGACTTATCAAAATTTCAAGAAGTTGCTGTTGATCCAGAACACATATTAAGCAAACTAGATACAAAAGTTTGGGCCAATAAACGTCCCGAAtcagaatttaaatataaaaaattaaaaaatggttcCTTAGTtgagatataaaattacttcTTCATTCACAATTGTATATATGTCAggtaaatatagaaataaaattttttatatacataaaacgCGTGTCTGCTTCCGAAAAAGTATGGAATATTTGCTTTTACACCTCTAAACTGCacaagaatatttatttttagattttgtgCATTGAGCAAACATTCCTACTACCGCCAtactcttttaattataaaaattaatagtaaatCTCTAAtaggcatatttttttatataactacATATAgttatatgaaaaatttattaatggaTTGCTTTCTTCCTGTTTCACGCAGGAATAACTAACGAgcggttttaattatttttattgcaatatattataGACGTCATTGTATTTACGTTCGATAAATACATCAAGTAAAAGGGTTTTATTTgacaagttttctttttctttgtttttctttttcgaactGTTAAAGCGCGTTATGATGTAACGTACAATATATgatcatataatatatatcgcgGAGTGTTCGCTTTTACCGCCAACCATAAcacgatttttattatctttaatagATACTCTTTTTCgcgctctcgttctctcttactctcgctctctctttcattttctttctatctttctctttctctctctctcatctaaagattaaatatatatcgtaCAAAATGAAGATTCGTAAATTGTTGATAGAACTATAATAgtgtgtgcgcgcgtacgcTGAATCGCGATAGTTTGCGcatccaatttttattttgttccaCAAATTTCATATCCCAAAAACTATCTCATAGTTTTTTCTCCTATATGTACCTATTATGTGATGCACTTTCCAATAAACAGAGAGAAATCGAggtgaagaaattaattcgcttCGAAATCTCTGGAAATCAACGACTACATTATCTAACTTTTCTCTGCAACAATTTTTCTGGCTATTCTTTTACAAATACTTCATATGGAAATAGAGACCTTTCCTCTGTAATTATTGCGCAAAAATTAAtggattaatataattaggcATCACTACTTCTCCGTACGCAACtaataaaaagagatacaAATTCGAAATCATcgcttgaaattaattaaccgtatcttttaatatttttaaaacttttttatataaaactataaatacatataattacataaattatacccatacacatatacatttttttcattttttcccTTTACATAGAAACAAACAGTGcaagaattaattgaattaattttctcaattatttcttaattgcAATTCTATCAGTGCGTACATATAAACAGAGACGCGTAGTCTTTATTCATATGCACGTActgaaagaaaatatgtatggatatatatcatatttaattatatatatttatatatgtctttatataaaaattgtttattgtTACTTGATAAATTTAAGAGTTTAATTTAGAGTATCTTAGCGCAAATGTGGAGTACTGTTAatcgacttctttttttttctccctcttttttttttacattaaatttctGTCAAACTTGCGtccgaataaaataaacaactGGGAGCTCCGTCATTCATTTGCAAAGTTCGATTTTTCTGCCGACAGTTTTTGCAACGTTAAACTCCCACACACTTACATGAAAGATGCGATGATTTCGGAATAGGATTTTGTCGCGCGGTATACAAATTCATGCAAAAAACGCACGTTAAATCTCGCCTGAATACACGGCGTTCCAAAAAGCAGCAGGTATACATTTTAAacgctttattttaatcgcgctcGTGAAAAATCAGAGCCATGAATCGCCTGATTTCTCAACGCGTTTTCGCAAACTATATTTCGGCAACGTACGCTCGGAAAAATACGGCGAAGTGCAACACCATCGTCGGAACTTATGTAAAACGATAAACGCGATTTTCGTCTTGAAAAATCCTGTGAAAAATACCACACTCCCTCTTGCGTTcacgtctttcttttttttttctttttttttatctgtttcgTAATATTACATCGTATTTCTTATTTGTAGACAATATTAGAGATAAGTTCATAATTATCCTTTGGTGTACGTGACTTGTGTgttgtatgtgtgtgtgtgtgtgtgattTTGTAGGTGTAAAGGtatagttttatataatacgttatagtcgattttattattaattaatatacaaataatggAAGACATGGCTGCACCTAATAGTGCCGATCGAAAGATTCTTTTATCTAACACGTTTATAGagcttttctttcctctcccccccccctcttcTTAATTCAAGTTAACGTTTATCTTCATCTCATGCGACTCGGTTGTCCTCAAGGAAGACAatcctctcttcctccctcaACCTCACGTTATCATACGGACATTTTTCGATAAAACGCATCTTGTTTAAATACTTGTCCGTCGAGATCAATGAAAACTCAAATTAATAATGGATCAAAACTAACAGTGAATCTCACGCGTCAAATGAGAATCATTTCACGTGGAATAAATTCGATaggaagaattaattattagattcTCACACACCACGTAGATTAAACTCGTTTCAAATACGTTTCTAGTTTACAAGTAACAGGCTCTTTCGAGGGTCTATCTATTATTGGGATACCTAACGCTATATCAAGAATCGCGTATCAGCGATTTCCTGTCGCGAGTTGCGCCACTGAATCTCACCGACATGTCGTAAAACGTCATTTGTAACGAATCTGTGTAACCGATAATAAACTTGCATGTCACTGCGATCCAAATGTCGCAACGCACGTGTATGCACTGAGTGGAACAAAGGGCCGCGATGACGTCAAGTAGCCCTAAAATAACGATTAATGGTTCGCTTTAGTGCCACTTCAAATTGTCACTTTTAACGTCACTACGACCCACCGTTGCACCGCAGTCAATGTTAACGCAATATTTCCTACTTAAAATCGAACGAATAGTCAACTAAGCTCAACAAGTAGTTTTTCTAGTCCCGTTTTCTGCGCGGAACGCAAGTCTCACACCGTGATCACCCTCGGTCACGATCGGAGTGAGATATTTCGATGACAAAGTTAGTTGTTAGACCGACACTCTGAATCATCCCCTCGAATGTAACTCTACATTTCCTtaaaggaatttaatttacaatcacaCGATTGATCATCGATAAATCAAACGATACGCAAAGCAGAACTAGTGGCATAATCGAAAAAAAGATGATTCTGtaaacatgaaaaaaaaaatcaatcgaaAATATGTAATAGAACCTTTCTATGCAAAATTTCATTCTTCAGAAATCTCGCACTTTACTTTTATTGATTTCTTTTAGACAGAATCATTCTTTTCTCATTGACATGGCCAATTCTGCAACAGTCCGCATATAAGATATCGCTGTTATGCTTAAATTATCAAGATAAAAACGTAAATCTCATAAGTAACGCGGTTATAgcttttgaaattatttttaaacgcgaaACGCGGCAACGTGAAGTTTTACTTACAAATACCAAATTGCCattatgacattttttttttttgacaattaTAACTTCTTTATCTTTCGTGCGATGCAAATCACGGGGTGATTCGCTATTACACAAAAGATTTACAATTAGAGACGGGCATTATTTAAGTTCGAAGTCAAGATCCTCATACGTTAAATATCATTTCTTATTACAATAATCTTCAATTTTGAACGTCTTGACGGTCAATTTAAGTAATCGAGATTAAGAGAACATTTACTTTCATTTAAAATGATCAAAGCTTCTATATTATTCTACGGGAATTTTCGCTCCAAATTCATACGAACGAGGAACGTGGCCTTAATTTCCGCAAGTTGCTTTGTACTGTACCGACGGCCAAATCCGCTGAACATAGATTCCGCGAAACGTctgttacaaattttattgtaaaaacgTCAGCAGAATCTACTCGGCAGAACTAACTAATTCTTAAGCTCACTTGGACCGAAATCTTTGGTCGGGAAGTTTATCGGGCTCGGTTTGACCGATACATCCCGGGGAAAAATTCTGTTACCGCGTTTGaatagtttataatttataaaacaatatacaaAAAACTGCAAACGGTATGCTCGCAAACTACCAGGACTTAACGGCGTCTAGGTAGCAAGTTGACGTTATTTCAATGACGACAGTCATTGGGAATTGTCGCTTCATTACAACAGTTATTAATCTCGAGACGTTTACGGAACGCTAAATTACGGAACGATAACAGATGAACAGTAGTAACATCGATAACGGTAAAAACATCAATTGTAATTGTCGTAGTCGGAATTAGAAGCCATTTTCGTCTCGTTATCGCATCCCTGTTGAATTATTTGCGAGTGTGTAAAGTGTACCGAGTTATATGTTCCCTCTCGCGTATCGTATCTTATCCTCTCTAATGAAAAAcattatcttaattatcgTTTCACGTCAAGTAAGAAACGGCGAACATTATATAGATTACAACTCTtgtctcctttctttctttctttttttttctttataatcaATTCTCCCTTATCAATTACTTCGTTGCTCCAAACGTCGCGTTTTCTATTTCCGTAGAAATTCTGTCGCTCGATCAATCGTATCGACAGCTAATGCGATTCCGCGAAGATTTCCGGCGTATACTCGCAATGCAAGTTAAATTTACAAGGTAGATAGTTTATTCTTTTCTCATCCCTCTTACACGCGGCCGAGATAACAAGATCACTTGTTCTCGGAAGAAGCAACGGGCGTAAAGTTACCCTTAAGTTAGGTCGTGAAAATGAAGCTAATTCAAGCTAACACGCACCTTATTTTACAGATGATCGACAGTCaacgtatcttttttttctttatcatataaatcttttttctggAGCAACGTAATTTCCCGTTTTGTGTGCGTTTGTGACACGGATGGAAGATTTCTTTACGGCGTGTATCGATCCTCGGTGCCCGTTCTGTTCTTTATCCTCTCAGAATCGAAAATCTCACGCCAGAATTTGTTCGTTCcggaaatttgatttttttttgttttgtttattttaagcGAGTACGGGCGTAAATATATGTCCGATCTGCAAAATCGTGGAATTATCATTTCACCGCGATGTAAATCTAAAAAAACTCGCAGGAGAGCTTTTACAGTTTTGCTTCATCGATTTtgtatcctttttttttttaaaggaacaAGCTCGGCAGGCTGCTCAGTGACTGATAAAGAGTAAGCGTGATAATAAAATGGTCCTAgtcgattaatatttacatgCAAAGTATTACAAATTGAATAGACgttaggaaaattaattaacaagattGATACTTTATATCCAAAATGTCACTATACTATTAAGCCGATAATTATCGTCGTGCTTGACGGATTCGGCCAACTCTCGCTTGGCGAGAGGCAAACTCGATCACGAGTGATAGAACCGTTATAGCTGAGCTATACaatagaatataataataatagagcTATAGTTTTATGGTGTTACACGTAGCAATATTGAgtcattatttttagcgtttcaATCACCATCGTGATGGACGAAATCGGCCGTTATTTTCGTGCGTTTCAGGAAAACCTGAtctcatatatatattctctCAATCACTGACTTATTGCTCTGCCATTTTGATTATTCGTGACATCTGACACAGGTTTTTAGCGCTACTTGcatcatatatatttaaatgatattttaaaaacaatattcaCAATCATTTCTTATAGCctttcataattatattaattaaataggtaattttatattaattaaatcttatgttaaagagataaaacagactttaaaatttttcttttctttttttaacacttgaagcttattaaaattggaataaaAACACATTCGCACGTGTTTTTTCATTCGTGAGCAAGAATTTTTCATTTGTATATACAAGAAATTTTCGTTCATCGGGAAACGATTGTAAATATCGTCCTTAACGAATACGCCAGCCTATGCATTTTCACAAGAATGATAAACTTTGAATACGATGGGATCTGAATGGAGAGGAAGACATTTTTGAGTGAATCTCGTCTACGAGAGAAATCGATAATTTTGCTGGAATGTTTCGCGAAGTTGCTTGTAATCCGTATAACACTAGAATCGTGGTGACGATCACTTATGAATATACAACTTTGTTTTTGTACGATTTTCCTTATTTAAGTGTAAAATACTTCGACGGCAAGTAACGGGTATATTCTTGGCTAGTCTGAAGCAACTTTTAGCGATTCTAGTGACAATGCGGACTTTTTCACAGTGTCGAAAATGTCATACTCTTTCGTGAATATCGGAATAAAAGCGTCACAATGttgctttaatattttcggcTCTGTCACGCTTCCAAATCTCGTCAAgtcattattttcttcttataTAATCGTAACTGTTTGATTTAAGGTGAGGCACGACCCGATTATCATGcagacattttaaataaatccaccattgcgaaataattaacgatataAAGCGGACGAAATTTAGAAGCCTGATGAAGGATATCCGCTCTCTTGTACGTGTTCTCGAATGCTCAGAGCGTTAGAGAGAACTTAGATGtgatagatattaaaaataaacgttcgatttaattcatCGGTCGGAATAAAgcataagaaaataatattttttaattgttggaCATAAAGTATCTATAACAAAATGAATGAAACTTCAATCgattttagtaattaaaaaaatacgatttaaataaaattagatttttccatttaatctatctacgattatttaattgcaagatTAGATCGtccgattcgattaataatgAGTCGTTTATTGAGCATCTCGCGTTACGATCACTGTAcgacataaagaaaaaaaatcttattgtCATAGTAAAACCGTCGTTTCATATTCAATATGAAAAACATCAAACTTTACGGTTTCGGTCTTTATGTAATCTCAAATAATCGACGGTggactttaataaaaaacttgtGATAGTAACTGCAACTTTTTGcgacaattttaaaaattatttcgctcaTTATACCAACAATCTATTTAGTACCAACAGATCtactctctcgttctctcccaTGAGCGTCATATTACACACAGGACACTTATTGCTTTAGTCCGGCATCGAGGATAAATTTCGACGTACATGTGACGAGATCGCACACATAAATATTTCGGATTTTCTTACATAACAGAATTTATAAATGGATATtataacatatatgtatgtatgcatacatatatatatatattaatatatatacacacacatatatatataatatattatatgatattgaatcatataataaattgatataattattgatatgAATATGATATGGtatcatataatatattatattcatatatcATGGATTTTGATATATGTTgtcgtatatatgtatatatgatatatatttcacacCCTTGTGTCATGTAGTGGTAATCCACGAACCTAGTACACTTcacttttcttcctttttataaCTGTTCCATAGAAACGACAACGCTAAATCCAttttaaaaaggtaatttGTAAACAcgtgtatgtgtatatatgtgtgtatgcTTTATGTATTTGCGCGCACGGGCacacgcaattaattaatctcgacAAAGTCACGCAAGTCGCACTGTGATGACGAATAAGAGAGACATAAGATATAACGAGTAGCTAAAGAGACGGCCGGCGCTACCGCAAAACTTGATTTCCATCTCTTCAGGGTGGTAGTTTATGCATTTCGGCGGTCTTCGACGATACAGACGTTCTCTCCGCGCCGTACATGCTCCGGGCTCAGTTAACGCTTCGATAGGCTCGATGCTGAGTTGTTTACTGCCGCAAGGGCACAGTGTGTCGACCACCAGCAATATCAGGTTCGTGTGACGGATCTTTTGGACACTGAATGGTCTGTACCaaagtaagaaagaaatatagaaaaaatgagaaaaattcaatattaaatttgatttgtaTAAGAAGCGGATTTAATTCTTtgatgtttttaatttttcttaaaatgcGACTCTGTTAATACAATTGTCTTTTATATTACCTTTCGCACCCGGTTACATGGCAATTGGTGAGCTTTCCTTTTAGAGGATTACTCTGGCCGCTAGTGTTAAGCCGTTCAGGTTGTAAGATATATAAATCCGTTTTCTTTTCACAAGCGCGCAATTTTCTTGGATAATGAGCGGAAGTGGCCCGTGTAGTCGGTGGTGAAGCCGGAGTCGCTGGAGCAACCACCGGAAATCTTACGTATACGTTGTTCTCGTCTGATGTTATTTCGTCTGTGGAGTCAGCAGGCGTCAACGACTCGAACTCATGCGTCTCCTCATCGTCGGAGAACACCAAATCGTCtacaaacaaatttttttttctaatccttAACTTtgattaatcaattttacagTTAATTCAACACCTACCTAATTACAGATTatctttcatatttatttattcttaactACATGTCTAATAAAAGgcatgcatttttattacatatttattgaaGGAAATGGTGCCCttgtatttgcataattattatgttaatataaacgtatttttaaaacgttaccATCCATCACATCGTTAGCGAACGCCAGTGTCGTCTGCCACAAATCTTGAATATTCAGACTCAAAGTTAAAGTCCAAAGAAAGTTACCGAATGCCGCTGCCATCGTTATAACAGAATTAGATAAACTTCGTGGCGCCGATGACTGGTGAGATTCTTGAGGACTACAAGTCCCTTGATAATCTATGACGGTTACTTTTctgaaatacaaaatatatcctaataaaatataaattatattaatgtttctatataaaatatcttaatatGAAGATTTTAAcctacattaaaaataatcttgaaGCGTTTCAAAAACtgatttacaaaatattcttttaataaattacaattaccTATATATTCTGTCTTGCACTAAAGAATCCATTATAGTTCCGTCTATCTCGCCGAAAAACTTTCCAGTATGCTCGTGACGTTCGCTTATGATAATAAATCCATTATTATCGAGAATGTAACAGTCAAGTTCCTCCGAGGCACAGTTCTTTTTACATCCGGTCATACCGGTACactaaaaaaatgcaaagttACTCTGTTATATTGCCTACAGTAATTAAAtacaagggaaaaaaaatcatatgaTCCACTTACTGTTGAAGTGATGTTTACAAAGTGTGTCGCTAAGGACGAGTGTTGAAATTGTAAGCCTACCACTGCCGCTGGAGCTTTGTGGCCTTTCCCGATAAATATGGCATGTGTGGCGGTGACCAGTGGATCAGCTGTGTCAGCTAACAATTCAATAATCacattttaactttaattacatttttattttggaaGGAAAGGGTGCATTCGctgagaaataaataagctaTTTAATTGTTTGGTTTTCTAAAATGTGCATATTTACCGGCGTCAAACGGTACGCTGAAGACGAAGCTGTCCGGTTCTATGGAGTGTTGATCCACTGCGCGTTTGTACCACGATGAATCCATAGCACTTGCGTGCTTTTCAGCAAAGGGCCTACGTGCGAACACTATTAGTATTCCAGTCGTGCTTACAAGTTAATTTCGCGACCCCCAATATTAAATTGCGCTATGTTTAATTTCCAAAATTTTAGCAAatataactattttattttgataaatactGTTTTTATACGCGTGACtcttatattcttttttataaactatACCTTAAccctaatttttattattcttagtttaatctacttttttttatcctttaaattcttaaaacttaagaaagatagaaagtaaattattgttattaacatTGGTATAATATTCATTCGATAgtcttatcgttaaaaataagcTCACGGTTCCTCGGTGTTTCCGTCGGTTTGTTGATGTTCATGCCATCGTAGAAGTCCACTTCTGGTTGCAATGAAGCTCCTGGTGACGCCAAATCTACCCTTGCCCTGACTGTAATTGCAAAACACATTATGTAAACCGCATTCTTGGTGATACAACAAATACGCCACCacagtattaaatttttttttcttttttttctgcctaTTAGTAGCCGAATTATAAATCAAACTAATTCACTTTAATTGTGGCACGATTGGGGTGCGATCTCCGATCGACAGTTTGCAGCTTCCTTTGACGGTTAAAAAGCACATAAAGACAAGTGCAAGATGTGAAATAAAAACCGCGAAAACGTCGCGAAAACatcgattttttaaagacGCTTGTCCCGAAACATTCCAGATTcctacataaaaaaatgtctatTGATTTCAATTTGATGTAGATTTggcaatctaaaataatatatcacgTTTAACAattgtaacattaattatatcatatagagaatttaatatctgatggtagataaaaaaaaaaaaatgattccttaataaaattttggaaaGCACATTAATATAATGGACATTTACAACAatcatctattttaatatcttgatGTTTTTACAATGTTTCCCGATTATTTCTTGACTCGGTTACAAGTCACTTAGTCATTTTGAGAGTAAGCGAATGTCGAGTCTTAGTTGTCGCCTTACTAAATAAAACAGTCGACTTAATAAATCGCTCTATTTCGCTCACTTTAGTtctcgttttacttttttaaccgttttttttttgcttcggATTATTCGTGTAAAAAAGTAGGTGGCTTTATAAGAGAATCGACACAAATACGTCGTTAAATTTGGATTTATCTTCTCCCAGTCCACCAATTTTTTACACGGCAAAACCTTTCCGAAAAATAGGGCAACTAATAGTCGACGGCTGCCAAGCAT from Cardiocondyla obscurior isolate alpha-2009 linkage group LG04, Cobs3.1, whole genome shotgun sequence encodes:
- the LOC139102046 gene encoding uncharacterized protein; this translates as MKNINKQADLSSSEDETSANILKEAIDQQFLNDDLYNVEKVDVNRRHKVQNNNLDKTSLRIISKQDKFTNFGVTPTFQSFIAKKLDEILERTIKLVNRENIDYCGQQKRKKNKSFGIKLLSTSKKSLTVKIKEDCTKNKRFKGDMQTAEFDDDDLSKFQEVAVDPEHILSKLDTKVWANKRPESEFKYKKLKNGSLVEI